One window of the Streptomyces asoensis genome contains the following:
- a CDS encoding endonuclease I family protein, whose translation MLATRIRRWKSVALATTAVLVGLTAPALTATPAAATTTAYDATYYKNAVGKTGTSLKSSLHTIISSQTKISYSAVWDALKATDQDPNNSSNVILLYSGVSRSKSLNGGDVGDWNREHTWAKSHGDFGEVTGPGTDLHHLRPADVQVNSIRGNLDFDNGGSAVTNGGGSTVDSDSFAPRAADRGDVARMILYMAVRYEGDDGFANLEPNEKVGNGSNPYMGKLSVLKAWNEADPPSAFEEKRNQVIYDTYQHNRNPFIDHPEWVEAIW comes from the coding sequence ATGCTGGCGACACGCATACGCCGATGGAAGTCGGTGGCGCTTGCCACCACTGCCGTCCTGGTCGGTCTCACCGCGCCCGCGCTCACCGCGACCCCCGCCGCGGCGACCACGACGGCCTACGACGCGACGTACTACAAGAACGCGGTCGGCAAGACGGGTACGAGCCTGAAGTCCTCGCTGCACACGATCATCAGCAGCCAGACGAAGATCTCGTACTCCGCGGTCTGGGACGCTCTGAAGGCCACCGACCAGGACCCGAACAACAGCAGCAACGTGATCCTGCTGTACAGCGGTGTCTCGCGCAGCAAGTCCCTCAACGGCGGTGACGTCGGCGACTGGAACCGCGAGCACACGTGGGCCAAGTCCCACGGCGACTTCGGCGAGGTGACCGGTCCGGGCACGGACCTGCACCACCTGCGCCCCGCGGACGTACAGGTCAACAGCATCCGCGGCAACCTGGACTTCGACAACGGCGGCAGCGCGGTCACCAACGGCGGCGGCAGCACCGTCGACTCCGACTCCTTCGCGCCGCGCGCCGCGGACCGGGGCGACGTGGCCCGCATGATCCTCTACATGGCCGTGCGCTACGAGGGTGACGACGGCTTCGCCAACCTGGAGCCCAACGAGAAGGTCGGCAACGGCAGCAACCCCTACATGGGCAAGCTCTCCGTCCTCAAGGCGTGGAACGAGGCGGACCCGCCGAGCGCCTTCGAGGAGAAGCGCAACCAGGTCATCTACGACACCTACCAGCACAACCGCAACCCGTTCATCGACCACCCGGAGTGGGTCGAGGCGATCTGGTAG
- a CDS encoding peptidase inhibitor family I36 protein yields the protein MKLRAWSFAAALALTALALPAQSASAAAAAPSCPDGSICFYSGENFRGSSWEWTARSGYRDMPPALHDHVGSFVSGTRACFINWGPVEKRNVFNADYRSRYLGDFGGRIDAVGPGAC from the coding sequence ATGAAGCTTCGCGCCTGGTCCTTCGCCGCCGCTCTCGCTCTGACCGCCCTCGCCCTGCCCGCCCAGAGTGCCTCGGCGGCGGCAGCGGCGCCGTCCTGTCCCGACGGATCGATCTGTTTCTACAGCGGCGAGAACTTCCGCGGCAGCAGCTGGGAGTGGACCGCCCGCAGCGGCTACCGCGACATGCCGCCCGCCCTCCACGACCACGTGGGTTCCTTCGTCTCCGGTACCCGTGCCTGTTTCATCAACTGGGGCCCGGTGGAGAAGCGGAACGTCTTCAACGCCGACTACCGCTCGCGCTACCTGGGCGACTTCGGCGGCCGGATCGACGCCGTGGGCCCGGGCGCCTGCTGA
- a CDS encoding serine hydrolase, with protein MTHRTRRSRRLLGAGLTAGVLISGVAAAAPAVAATPTVSCTSAKAGLAAKLKKDITAALANRKGTIAVGLYDRTTNTTCTLRASTAFDSASVVKVTVLSALLWDAQKTGRALTSREKTLATAMITKSDNASTSTLWKQLGTTKIKNFLTAAKMTQTKPGANGYWGLTQITVTDEQKLLKLLPAKNTVLTDASRAYVNTLMGKVISAQRWGTPYGRPAGVSWHVKNGWLSRATHGWRVHSVGTFKGGGHDYVMTVLTHGNSTMNYGITTIQGVAKVIHKDLAAS; from the coding sequence ATGACTCACCGGACACGAAGAAGCAGAAGGCTGCTCGGCGCCGGGCTCACCGCCGGCGTCCTCATATCCGGCGTGGCGGCCGCCGCGCCCGCCGTGGCCGCCACCCCCACCGTCAGCTGTACGTCGGCCAAGGCCGGGCTCGCGGCCAAGCTGAAGAAGGACATCACCGCCGCACTCGCGAACCGCAAGGGCACGATCGCCGTCGGCCTCTACGACCGCACCACCAACACCACCTGCACCCTGCGTGCCTCCACCGCCTTCGACTCGGCCAGCGTCGTCAAGGTCACCGTCCTCTCCGCGCTGCTGTGGGACGCGCAGAAGACCGGCCGGGCGCTGACCAGCCGTGAGAAGACCCTCGCCACGGCCATGATCACCAAGTCGGACAACGCCTCCACCTCCACCCTGTGGAAGCAGCTCGGCACGACGAAGATCAAGAACTTTCTGACGGCCGCGAAGATGACGCAGACCAAGCCGGGCGCGAACGGCTACTGGGGCCTGACCCAGATCACCGTCACCGACGAGCAGAAGCTGCTGAAGCTGCTCCCCGCCAAGAACACGGTCCTGACCGACGCCTCGCGCGCCTACGTCAACACGCTGATGGGCAAGGTCATCTCGGCGCAGCGCTGGGGCACCCCCTACGGGAGGCCGGCCGGGGTCAGCTGGCACGTCAAGAACGGGTGGCTGTCGCGCGCCACGCACGGCTGGCGGGTGCACAGCGTCGGCACCTTCAAGGGCGGCGGCCACGACTACGTCATGACCGTCCTCACTCACGGCAACAGCACCATGAACTACGGCATCACGACCATTCAGGGCGTCGCCAAGGTCATCCACAAGGACCTGGCCGCCTCCTGA
- a CDS encoding ABC transporter ATP-binding protein: MAVQQGEQRRGWARRLAGYAWRHPTNVVLALGSSLAGMAVLALVPLVTKVIIDDVIGDHTRGMGLWAGALLAAAVLVYVLTYVRRYYGGRLALDVQHDLRTEMFETITRLDGRRQDELSTGQVVGRATSDLQLIQGLLFMLPMTIGNLLLFLISLVVMAWLSLPLTLVALAVAPALAYIARRSRTKLHPATWYAQAQAAGVAGVVDGAVSGVRVVKGFGQEDQETGKLREVGRRLFAGRLRTIRLNSAYTPALQAVPALGQVAMLALGGWLAVRGHITLGTFVAFSTYLAQLVGPVRMLAVVLTVGQQARAGTERVLELIDTEPSMKDGTKELPADAPATVEFDDVTFGYDPGRPVLDGLTFEIRPGETLAVVGSSGSGKSTVSLLLPRFYDVSRGAVLIGGHDVRELTLDSLRAAIGLVPEDSFLFSDTVRANIAYGRPEATQEQIEAAARAAQADRFIAELPQGYDTTVGEHGLTLSGGQRQRVALARAILTDPRLLVLDDATSAVDAAVEHEIHEALKQVMQGRTTLLIAHRRSTLNLADRIAVLDAGRLADLGTHEELQERSALYRRLLTDPDELGGVSPGHTQPVVPGEDTSVRDELDAEFDAERGVTPRLWTGDREPKDTALSGMPATPELLAQIEALPPLVDTPDVDERQAVRPEASYGLRRLLRGFGAPLLVSLGLVAVDAGTSLLLPVMIRHGIDQGVTRAALGAVWAASLLALLAVLVQWVAQTGEIRMTGRTGERVLYTLRLKIFAQLQRLGLDYYERELTGRIMTRMTTDVDALSTFLQTGLVTAFVSVVTFFGIMGALLVIDVQLALVVFATLPPLVVATYFFRRASVKAYELARERVSTVNADLQESVSGLRIVQAFGRERDGAARFAERSDSYRAARIRGQWLISIYFPFVQLLSSVAAAAVLIAGAGRVDAATLTTGALVAYLLYIDLFFAPVQQLSQVFDGYQQATVSLGRIQELLREPTSTKSADEPEEVLSLRGEIAFEDVHFKYGAEEEALTGIELRIPAGQTVAFVGETGAGKSTLVKLVARFYDPTGGRVTVDGTDLRALDLTSYRHRLGVVPQEAYLFPGTVRDAIAYGRPDATDAEVEAAARSVGAHEMIATLDGGYLHEVAERGRNLSAGQRQLIALARAELVDPDVLLLDEATAALDLATEAQVNQATDRLAGRRTTLVVAHRLTTAARADRVVVMDHGQVVEDGTHDALLALGGRYARLWRTFVGEDEPAAV, translated from the coding sequence GTGGCAGTGCAGCAGGGGGAGCAGCGGCGAGGTTGGGCGCGCAGACTGGCCGGGTACGCCTGGCGCCACCCGACGAACGTGGTGCTCGCGCTCGGCTCCTCGCTCGCCGGCATGGCCGTCCTGGCACTGGTCCCGCTGGTCACCAAGGTGATCATCGACGATGTGATCGGCGACCACACCCGGGGCATGGGCCTGTGGGCCGGAGCCCTGCTCGCCGCCGCCGTACTCGTCTACGTCCTCACCTACGTCCGCCGCTACTACGGCGGCCGCCTCGCCCTCGACGTCCAGCACGACCTGCGGACCGAGATGTTCGAGACGATCACCCGCCTCGACGGCCGGCGTCAGGACGAGCTGTCCACCGGCCAGGTCGTGGGCCGCGCCACCAGCGACCTCCAGCTCATCCAGGGTCTGCTCTTCATGCTCCCGATGACGATCGGGAACCTGCTCCTCTTCCTGATCTCCCTGGTCGTCATGGCCTGGCTGTCCCTCCCGCTCACCCTGGTCGCCCTCGCCGTGGCACCCGCCCTCGCGTACATCGCCAGGCGCAGCCGTACCAAGCTCCACCCCGCCACCTGGTACGCCCAGGCCCAGGCGGCGGGCGTCGCGGGTGTGGTCGACGGAGCCGTCAGCGGCGTACGGGTCGTGAAGGGCTTCGGCCAGGAGGACCAGGAGACCGGCAAACTGCGCGAGGTCGGCCGCCGGCTCTTCGCCGGCCGGCTGCGCACGATCCGCCTGAACTCGGCCTACACCCCCGCCCTCCAGGCCGTCCCCGCCCTCGGCCAGGTCGCCATGCTGGCGCTCGGCGGCTGGCTGGCCGTGCGCGGCCACATCACCCTCGGCACCTTCGTCGCGTTCTCCACCTACCTCGCCCAGCTCGTCGGCCCGGTACGGATGCTCGCCGTGGTCCTCACGGTCGGCCAGCAGGCCCGCGCCGGCACCGAACGCGTCCTGGAGCTGATCGACACCGAACCGTCGATGAAGGACGGCACCAAGGAACTGCCCGCCGACGCCCCCGCCACCGTCGAGTTCGACGACGTGACCTTCGGCTACGACCCCGGCCGGCCCGTCCTCGACGGCCTCACCTTCGAGATCCGCCCCGGCGAGACCCTCGCGGTGGTGGGCTCCTCCGGCTCCGGCAAGTCCACCGTCTCCCTCCTGCTGCCCCGCTTCTACGACGTCAGCCGGGGCGCCGTCCTCATCGGCGGCCACGACGTCCGCGAGCTCACCCTCGACTCGCTGCGCGCCGCGATCGGTCTGGTCCCCGAGGACTCGTTCCTCTTCTCCGACACGGTCCGCGCCAACATCGCGTACGGCCGTCCCGAAGCCACCCAGGAGCAGATCGAGGCGGCCGCCCGCGCCGCCCAGGCCGACCGGTTCATCGCCGAGCTGCCCCAGGGCTACGACACGACGGTCGGCGAACACGGCCTCACCCTCTCCGGCGGCCAGCGCCAGCGGGTCGCGCTCGCCCGGGCGATCCTCACCGACCCGCGCCTGCTGGTCCTCGACGACGCGACCTCCGCCGTGGACGCGGCGGTCGAGCACGAGATCCACGAGGCCCTGAAACAGGTGATGCAGGGCCGCACCACGCTCCTCATCGCCCACCGCCGCTCCACCCTCAACCTCGCCGACCGCATCGCCGTCCTGGACGCCGGCCGTCTCGCCGATCTCGGTACCCACGAGGAGCTCCAGGAGCGCTCCGCGCTCTACCGCCGCCTGCTCACCGACCCCGACGAGCTCGGCGGGGTCTCGCCCGGCCACACCCAGCCGGTGGTGCCGGGCGAGGACACCTCCGTCCGCGACGAACTGGACGCCGAGTTCGACGCCGAGCGCGGGGTGACCCCCCGGCTGTGGACCGGCGACCGGGAGCCGAAGGACACCGCCCTCTCCGGGATGCCGGCCACCCCCGAGCTGCTCGCCCAGATCGAGGCGCTGCCGCCGCTCGTCGACACCCCCGACGTCGACGAGCGGCAGGCGGTCCGGCCGGAGGCGTCCTACGGCCTGCGCAGGCTGCTGCGCGGCTTCGGCGCGCCCCTTCTCGTCAGCCTCGGCCTGGTCGCCGTCGACGCCGGGACGAGTCTGCTGCTGCCGGTGATGATCCGGCACGGCATCGACCAGGGCGTGACCCGGGCGGCGCTGGGTGCCGTCTGGGCGGCCTCGCTGCTCGCGCTGCTCGCCGTGCTGGTGCAGTGGGTCGCGCAGACCGGCGAGATCCGGATGACCGGCCGTACCGGCGAGCGCGTCCTCTACACCCTCCGGCTGAAGATCTTCGCCCAGCTCCAGCGTCTCGGACTCGACTACTACGAGCGGGAGCTGACCGGCCGGATCATGACGAGGATGACGACGGACGTCGACGCCCTCTCCACCTTCCTCCAGACCGGCCTGGTCACGGCCTTCGTCTCGGTCGTCACCTTCTTCGGCATCATGGGCGCGCTGCTGGTCATCGACGTACAGCTCGCGCTGGTCGTCTTCGCCACGCTCCCGCCCCTGGTCGTCGCCACGTACTTCTTCCGCCGGGCGAGCGTGAAGGCGTACGAGCTGGCCCGCGAGCGGGTGTCGACCGTCAACGCCGACCTCCAGGAGTCGGTGTCCGGGCTCAGGATCGTGCAGGCCTTCGGGCGCGAGCGGGACGGCGCGGCACGGTTCGCGGAGCGCAGCGACAGCTACCGCGCGGCGCGCATCCGGGGCCAGTGGCTGATCTCGATCTACTTCCCGTTCGTGCAGCTGCTGTCGTCGGTCGCGGCGGCGGCGGTCCTGATCGCGGGCGCCGGCCGGGTGGACGCGGCGACCCTCACCACCGGCGCGCTGGTCGCGTACCTCCTCTACATCGACCTGTTCTTCGCCCCCGTCCAGCAGCTCTCCCAGGTCTTCGACGGCTACCAGCAGGCGACCGTCTCCCTGGGCCGGATCCAGGAGCTGCTCCGGGAGCCGACGTCCACGAAGTCCGCCGACGAGCCGGAGGAGGTCCTCTCGCTGCGCGGCGAGATCGCCTTCGAGGACGTGCACTTCAAGTACGGCGCCGAGGAAGAGGCCCTGACCGGCATCGAGCTGCGCATCCCGGCCGGCCAGACGGTCGCCTTCGTCGGCGAGACCGGCGCGGGCAAGTCGACCCTGGTCAAGCTGGTGGCCCGGTTCTACGACCCCACCGGCGGCCGGGTCACCGTCGACGGCACGGACCTGCGCGCCCTCGACCTCACCTCGTACCGCCACCGGCTGGGCGTCGTCCCGCAGGAGGCGTACCTCTTCCCCGGCACCGTCCGCGACGCCATCGCCTACGGCCGGCCCGACGCCACCGACGCGGAGGTGGAGGCGGCGGCGCGGTCGGTCGGCGCGCACGAGATGATCGCCACCCTCGACGGCGGCTACCTCCACGAGGTCGCCGAGCGCGGCCGCAACCTCTCCGCCGGCCAGCGCCAGCTGATCGCGCTGGCCCGCGCCGAGCTCGTCGACCCGGACGTCCTGCTCCTCGACGAGGCGACGGCCGCCCTCGACCTGGCCACGGAAGCCCAGGTCAACCAGGCCACGGACCGCCTGGCCGGCCGCCGCACCACACTGGTCGTGGCCCACCGCCTGACCACCGCCGCCCGAGCGGACCGAGTCGTGGTCATGGACCACGGCCAGGTCGTCGAGGACGGCACCCATGACGCTCTCCTGGCCCTGGGCGGACGGTATGCCCGCCTGTGGCGCACTTTCGTCGGGGAGGACGAGCCCGCGGCGGTGTGA
- a CDS encoding DinB family protein, with the protein MSEADRSPGPVTADDVQEAVRSAVAALRGAEAADWDAKAGSLDWSCWETVEHLADDLFAYAAQLGPRGGPSDTEVPFVWCAERPGAPANVVFADRAAGAAGLAQVLEACGALLTAMVRTTPASVRSHHVFGVSDPEGFAAMGVVETLVHLYDVAEGLGLRWEPDTDLCDRVLARLFPDAPTGTDRWPTLLWATGRGELPGHARLTRWRWYGAPRGEGER; encoded by the coding sequence ATGTCTGAAGCAGATCGATCACCCGGCCCCGTCACCGCCGACGACGTGCAGGAGGCGGTCCGGTCGGCGGTGGCCGCCCTGCGCGGGGCCGAGGCGGCCGACTGGGACGCCAAGGCCGGTTCCCTGGACTGGAGTTGCTGGGAGACCGTCGAGCATCTGGCCGACGACCTGTTCGCCTACGCCGCCCAACTGGGCCCGCGGGGCGGGCCGTCGGACACCGAGGTGCCCTTCGTGTGGTGCGCGGAGCGGCCCGGTGCGCCGGCGAACGTCGTCTTCGCGGACCGGGCGGCCGGGGCGGCCGGACTCGCGCAGGTGCTGGAGGCCTGCGGGGCGCTGCTGACCGCCATGGTGCGTACGACGCCGGCGAGCGTCAGGTCGCATCACGTCTTCGGGGTCTCCGACCCCGAGGGGTTCGCCGCCATGGGGGTCGTCGAGACGCTGGTGCATCTGTACGACGTCGCCGAGGGGCTCGGTCTCCGGTGGGAGCCGGACACCGACCTGTGCGACCGGGTGCTGGCGAGGCTCTTCCCGGACGCCCCGACCGGCACCGACCGGTGGCCCACCCTGCTGTGGGCCACCGGCCGGGGAGAGCTCCCGGGTCACGCGCGTCTCACCCGGTGGCGTTGGTACGGCGCTCCCCGCGGCGAGGGCGAGCGGTAG
- a CDS encoding glycosyltransferase family 39 protein, whose amino-acid sequence MTSATDPLPHPPVPPAVSPDRSPPTTSDTAPAAPPPDRAPRWSLPALIAIMILAGVLYSWNLSGSSLNSFYSSAIYSGTQSWKAWFFGSLDAGNFITVDKPPFALMIMGLSCRIFGFGTWQMMLPEVAAALGTIWILHSSVKRVFGHAAAAVAALVLALTPITVAINRDNNPDTVLVLLMVAGAALALRATRDDRLLPLLGSAVCFGLAFNTKMLQGYIALPAVFAVYLYASRLGWKKKAVNLALAAVALAVASFWWATAVSLVPADDRPYIGGSTDGSAWDLIMGYNGLGRVLGGEGNGGGGGGGGSFAGTAGIGRMFNDVLGGQISWLIPFAAIALVAGLVLRGRAPRTDPTRAALVLWGGWLVLHYLTFAMAEGTMHPYYTTALAPGIAALCGGGGVMLWRALRGGDARWSWVLPVGLAVTGVWAIVLLRRATGWNTWLWPVVGAVMVLAIVGLFVLRSASSGTRVRLLGASVAAAIVAALAGPTAYAASPAFGSSSGMMGGTNPTAGPSTGGGMGGPGGGGGGGRGGFGGGNGGPGGQAPGGTQQGGQASGEFPGGGNGQMTPGGGDGELPQGGGAPSGAPSGGQGGQQGGTNGEIPGGGQGGGESGTAPSGGTGGGPGGGTGGGGMGGGGGMGGADSELISYLEKHQDGATWLIAVSNSQSAGQMILSSGKPVISMWGFTGSDQAMTLAKLKELVKKGELHYIQLGGGGMGGNSSLNQEITAWVQKNGTAVPASAYSSTSSSASGSDSASASGSETSGSDASGTDTSSQSNQSTIYRLDASDVS is encoded by the coding sequence GTGACATCTGCCACCGATCCACTCCCCCACCCGCCCGTGCCCCCCGCCGTGTCCCCGGACCGGTCACCGCCGACGACCTCCGATACGGCCCCCGCGGCACCCCCGCCGGACAGGGCGCCGCGCTGGTCGCTGCCCGCGCTGATCGCGATCATGATCCTGGCGGGCGTGCTGTACTCCTGGAACCTGTCCGGGTCGAGCCTCAACAGCTTCTACAGCTCCGCGATCTACAGCGGTACGCAGAGCTGGAAGGCGTGGTTCTTCGGCTCGCTGGACGCCGGGAACTTCATCACCGTCGACAAGCCGCCGTTCGCGCTCATGATCATGGGCCTGTCCTGCCGGATCTTCGGGTTCGGCACCTGGCAGATGATGCTGCCGGAGGTAGCGGCGGCGCTGGGCACGATCTGGATCCTGCACTCCTCGGTGAAGCGGGTCTTCGGACACGCGGCCGCCGCCGTCGCGGCCCTCGTGCTCGCGCTGACGCCGATCACCGTCGCCATCAACCGCGACAACAACCCCGACACCGTCCTCGTCCTGCTGATGGTGGCCGGCGCGGCCCTCGCCCTGCGCGCCACGCGCGACGACCGGCTGCTGCCGCTCCTCGGCTCCGCGGTCTGCTTCGGGCTCGCCTTCAACACCAAGATGCTCCAGGGATACATCGCCCTGCCGGCCGTCTTCGCCGTGTACCTGTACGCGTCGAGGCTGGGCTGGAAGAAGAAGGCCGTGAACCTGGCGCTGGCCGCCGTGGCACTGGCCGTCGCCAGCTTCTGGTGGGCTACGGCCGTGTCCCTGGTGCCCGCCGACGACCGGCCGTACATCGGCGGTTCGACCGACGGCAGCGCCTGGGACCTGATCATGGGCTACAACGGCCTGGGCCGGGTCCTCGGCGGCGAGGGCAACGGCGGGGGCGGCGGAGGCGGCGGCTCCTTCGCCGGCACCGCGGGCATCGGCCGGATGTTCAACGACGTCCTCGGCGGCCAGATCTCCTGGCTGATCCCCTTCGCGGCCATCGCGCTCGTCGCCGGCCTGGTGCTGCGCGGCCGGGCCCCGCGCACCGACCCCACCCGCGCCGCGCTGGTGCTGTGGGGCGGCTGGCTGGTGCTGCACTATCTGACCTTCGCCATGGCGGAGGGCACCATGCACCCGTACTACACGACCGCGCTCGCCCCGGGCATCGCGGCGCTGTGCGGGGGCGGCGGGGTCATGCTGTGGCGTGCCCTGCGCGGCGGTGACGCCCGCTGGTCGTGGGTGCTGCCCGTGGGGCTCGCGGTCACCGGCGTCTGGGCGATCGTGCTGCTGCGGCGCGCCACCGGCTGGAACACCTGGCTGTGGCCGGTCGTCGGCGCGGTCATGGTCCTCGCGATCGTGGGCCTGTTCGTCCTGCGGTCCGCGAGTTCCGGCACCAGGGTCCGGCTCCTCGGCGCGTCCGTCGCCGCGGCGATCGTGGCGGCCCTCGCCGGTCCGACGGCGTACGCCGCCTCGCCGGCCTTCGGTTCGTCCAGCGGCATGATGGGCGGCACCAACCCGACCGCGGGTCCGTCCACCGGTGGCGGCATGGGCGGTCCCGGTGGCGGCGGTGGCGGTGGCCGGGGCGGCTTCGGCGGCGGCAACGGCGGTCCCGGCGGCCAGGCACCCGGCGGCACGCAGCAGGGCGGCCAGGCGAGCGGCGAGTTCCCCGGCGGCGGCAACGGCCAGATGACACCGGGCGGCGGCGACGGCGAACTCCCGCAGGGCGGCGGCGCCCCGAGCGGAGCGCCGAGCGGCGGCCAGGGCGGCCAACAGGGCGGCACGAACGGGGAGATCCCCGGCGGCGGCCAGGGCGGCGGCGAGAGCGGCACGGCTCCGAGCGGCGGCACCGGTGGTGGCCCCGGCGGCGGTACGGGTGGCGGCGGGATGGGCGGTGGCGGCGGCATGGGCGGCGCCGACAGCGAGCTCATCTCCTACCTGGAGAAGCACCAGGACGGCGCCACCTGGCTGATCGCGGTCTCCAACTCGCAGAGCGCGGGCCAGATGATCCTCAGCAGCGGCAAGCCCGTCATCTCCATGTGGGGCTTCACCGGCAGCGACCAGGCGATGACCCTCGCCAAGCTCAAGGAGCTGGTGAAGAAGGGCGAGCTGCACTACATCCAGCTCGGCGGCGGCGGTATGGGCGGCAACAGCAGCCTGAACCAGGAGATCACCGCCTGGGTGCAGAAGAACGGCACGGCGGTGCCGGCGAGCGCCTACAGCTCGACGTCGAGCTCCGCGTCCGGCTCGGATTCCGCGTCCGCGTCCGGCTCGGAGACCTCCGGCTCGGACGCCTCGGGCACGGACACCTCGTCGCAGAGCAACCAGTCGACGATCTACCGACTGGACGCCTCGGACGTGAGCTGA
- a CDS encoding esterase-like activity of phytase family protein — MRLRTVLATLTAGLAAATTLTAAGPANAHPATGTATSTATGTATSNACSPAVSLDGFSDALDKTTFDGTFVGNFSALALDRDGSLAALSDRSSLFGLDAKTLAPKSVVPLADESGAALDSEGLAIDRDGTRLITSETEPSIRRYSRDGRILDRLPVPSSLLVAPAGRATSNQTFEGLTLLPGGRTLLASMEYAISGDSTGIVRFQTWRRQHGRFALSAQYGYRADSGLGVPEVQALPDGRLLVLERGFTTGVGNTVRLYLADPRHATDTGGVANLTGQDGVRLVKKTLLADIVNCPSRGATAKQPQPNPLLDNIEGMVITGRAKGRLEVLLVSDDNQNAAQTTRFYRLRVRV, encoded by the coding sequence ATGCGCCTGCGAACCGTACTCGCCACCCTCACCGCCGGCCTGGCGGCGGCCACCACTCTCACCGCCGCCGGGCCCGCGAACGCCCACCCGGCCACCGGCACGGCCACGAGCACAGCCACCGGCACGGCCACGAGCAACGCCTGTTCACCGGCCGTCTCCCTCGACGGCTTCTCCGACGCCCTCGACAAGACGACCTTCGACGGCACCTTCGTCGGCAACTTCTCCGCGCTCGCCCTGGACCGGGACGGCTCCCTCGCCGCACTGTCCGACCGCTCCTCGCTCTTCGGCCTGGACGCCAAGACGCTCGCCCCGAAGTCGGTCGTCCCGCTCGCCGACGAGAGCGGCGCCGCACTCGACAGCGAGGGTCTCGCCATCGACCGGGACGGCACCCGGCTGATCACCTCCGAGACCGAGCCGTCCATCCGCCGCTACAGCCGTGACGGCAGGATCCTCGACCGCCTCCCGGTCCCGTCCTCGCTCCTCGTCGCCCCGGCCGGCCGCGCCACGTCCAACCAGACCTTCGAGGGCCTGACGCTGCTGCCGGGCGGGCGCACCCTCCTCGCGTCGATGGAGTACGCGATCTCCGGCGACAGCACCGGCATCGTCCGCTTCCAGACCTGGCGGCGGCAGCACGGCCGGTTCGCGCTCTCGGCCCAGTACGGCTACCGCGCCGACTCCGGCCTCGGCGTCCCCGAGGTCCAGGCCCTGCCCGACGGTCGGCTCCTCGTCCTGGAGCGCGGCTTCACCACCGGCGTCGGCAACACGGTCCGCCTCTACCTGGCCGACCCCCGCCACGCCACGGACACCGGCGGCGTCGCGAACCTCACCGGCCAGGACGGCGTGCGCCTGGTGAAGAAGACCCTCCTCGCCGACATCGTGAACTGCCCGTCACGGGGAGCGACCGCCAAGCAGCCCCAGCCGAACCCGCTGCTCGACAACATCGAGGGCATGGTGATCACCGGCCGCGCCAAGGGCCGCCTGGAGGTGCTCCTGGTCAGCGACGACAACCAGAACGCGGCGCAGACGACCCGCTTCTACCGGCTGCGCGTACGCGTCTGA